The Gymnodinialimonas sp. 57CJ19 genome includes a window with the following:
- the hemE gene encoding uroporphyrinogen decarboxylase, giving the protein MTDKKKLLRSLAGEAMDVPPVWLMRQAGRYLPEYRATRAQAGDFLSLCYNPELAAEVTLQPIRRFGFDASILFADILLIPQALGADLWFVTGEGPRLSTITDASGMAGMKTKDDIHETLNPIYETVKILAEELPKETTLIGFAGAPWTVATYMIAGRGTPDQAPAHALREGDPATFEALIDLITDATIEYLDMQVQAGAEVVKLFDSWAGSLKGEAFDKYALAPTKKIITELKSRHPDLPVIAFPREAGEKYIGFADAVGADCLAIDTSVDVTWAAQNLQVAGCVQGNLDPKLMVTGGEALASEARRIRDALKGGPHVFNLGHGITPDADPENVHILLDAIRS; this is encoded by the coding sequence ATGACCGATAAGAAAAAGCTCCTCCGGTCCCTCGCAGGTGAGGCTATGGACGTGCCGCCGGTATGGCTGATGCGCCAGGCAGGGCGCTACCTGCCCGAGTATCGTGCGACGCGCGCGCAGGCGGGCGACTTCCTGTCACTGTGCTACAATCCAGAACTGGCGGCAGAGGTCACCTTGCAGCCGATTCGTCGTTTCGGCTTTGACGCATCAATCCTGTTTGCGGACATCTTGCTGATCCCTCAGGCCCTGGGCGCAGACCTTTGGTTTGTGACCGGCGAAGGCCCCCGACTTTCCACGATCACCGATGCCTCGGGCATGGCGGGGATGAAGACCAAGGACGACATCCACGAGACCCTGAACCCGATCTACGAGACAGTCAAAATCCTGGCCGAGGAGCTGCCCAAGGAAACCACGTTGATCGGTTTTGCCGGTGCCCCCTGGACCGTCGCGACCTATATGATCGCAGGCCGTGGCACCCCGGATCAGGCCCCCGCCCATGCCCTGCGTGAAGGCGACCCGGCAACGTTTGAGGCGCTGATCGACTTGATCACTGATGCGACGATCGAATACCTCGACATGCAGGTGCAAGCAGGCGCCGAGGTGGTGAAACTGTTCGACAGTTGGGCCGGCTCCTTGAAGGGTGAAGCGTTCGATAAGTACGCCCTCGCCCCGACCAAGAAAATCATCACTGAACTGAAATCGCGCCACCCTGATCTACCCGTCATCGCCTTCCCGCGCGAAGCCGGCGAGAAATACATCGGCTTTGCCGACGCCGTGGGGGCCGACTGCCTGGCGATTGATACGTCGGTCGATGTCACATGGGCGGCGCAGAACTTGCAGGTTGCGGGCTGTGTGCAGGGCAACCTAGACCCCAAGCTCATGGTCACCGGTGGAGAGGCTTTGGCATCCGAGGCGCGGCGTATCCGCGATGCGCTGAAGGGCGGGCCGCATGTGTTCAACCTTGGCCACGGGATCACCCCCGATGCGGACCCGGAAAACGTTCACATCCTCTTGGATGCGATCCGTAGCTAA
- a CDS encoding FkbM family methyltransferase: protein MADPFRNIRRKWHLMKGTSSYTHKGVRLRTGPKDIPSAVRGHIFKGTYEAVEAELVKEVVAPGNKVLEVGTGIGFVSILCAKIAGEGNVTSYEANPAMGDVIRKNYAENGLQSDLRMHAVTVNGSPIQFFADANVLSSSMIDRNLPTTEITVESDAMADVMERVAPDVIVMDVEGAEVDLLSSADLSDVHSMIVEVHPHIVGAEKIAAMETALAEKGLFPVKVLHKTVLYQRSAP from the coding sequence ATGGCTGACCCTTTTCGCAATATTCGCCGCAAATGGCACCTGATGAAGGGTACGTCTTCGTATACCCATAAGGGTGTTCGTTTGCGCACGGGGCCAAAGGACATTCCGTCGGCTGTTCGGGGCCATATCTTCAAGGGAACCTATGAGGCCGTTGAAGCGGAGCTGGTGAAGGAAGTGGTGGCGCCCGGAAATAAGGTTCTTGAAGTGGGCACGGGGATCGGATTCGTGTCGATCCTCTGTGCAAAGATCGCCGGAGAGGGGAACGTAACCTCTTACGAGGCGAACCCCGCAATGGGTGACGTGATCCGCAAGAACTATGCGGAAAACGGTCTCCAGTCGGATTTGCGGATGCACGCGGTCACCGTCAACGGAAGCCCGATCCAGTTCTTCGCAGACGCCAACGTTCTGTCGTCCTCGATGATTGACCGTAATTTGCCGACGACTGAAATCACAGTCGAAAGTGACGCGATGGCCGACGTCATGGAGCGAGTCGCGCCAGACGTGATCGTTATGGACGTAGAAGGAGCCGAGGTAGATTTGCTCTCATCCGCGGACCTTTCCGACGTGCATTCCATGATTGTCGAGGTCCACCCCCATATCGTCGGCGCAGAGAAAATCGCTGCAATGGAGACGGCCTTGGCCGAAAAGGGCCTGTTCCCGGTGAAAGTATTGCACAAGACGGTGTTGTACCAGCGCAGTGCGCCATGA
- a CDS encoding glycosyltransferase family 4 protein, whose protein sequence is MDLRPDPQTLDVLVPNFKKRLSGVTATIVRLVPLQARAMALAAVSPDLPAHVPQIRLGQLLTMSRNGPQGARIWHARRNTEMLAGLALKHLLRKRLKLVFTSASQRRHTGYTKWLIGQMDHIIATSQKTASYLERPADVILHGIDVAAFTPPTDRPALRARLGLPDAKLIGCYGRIRAQKGTGDFVDAMIPVLQANPEAYGLIMGRATSDHAAYEAGLRAQVAQAGLSDRLLFKPEVPVHEMADWYRVLDLFVAPQRWEGFGLTPLEAMACGVPCVATKVGAFPELLTPHTGTLIAPQDTPAMTKAITRYTDDPALCVAQGQAARTHVETHFRIESEAEAIMAIYRGLLAEG, encoded by the coding sequence ATGGACCTGAGGCCCGATCCTCAAACGCTCGACGTGTTGGTGCCGAACTTCAAGAAACGGCTTTCCGGCGTGACGGCAACTATCGTACGGCTGGTGCCGTTGCAGGCCCGCGCCATGGCGTTGGCCGCCGTGTCACCGGATCTGCCTGCCCATGTGCCGCAGATCCGGTTGGGCCAACTGTTAACCATGTCGCGCAATGGGCCCCAAGGCGCCCGTATCTGGCACGCGCGGCGCAATACCGAGATGTTGGCGGGCCTCGCCCTGAAACATCTGCTGCGCAAACGGTTGAAGCTGGTGTTTACCTCGGCCTCTCAGCGTAGGCACACGGGATATACGAAATGGTTGATCGGGCAGATGGACCACATCATTGCCACGTCCCAAAAGACGGCCAGCTATCTGGAGCGCCCCGCCGACGTGATCCTTCACGGGATTGATGTGGCGGCCTTCACGCCCCCCACGGATAGGCCCGCCTTGCGGGCGCGTCTTGGGCTGCCTGACGCCAAGCTGATCGGCTGCTATGGGCGCATTCGGGCGCAGAAAGGCACCGGGGACTTCGTTGATGCGATGATCCCGGTGCTACAGGCCAATCCCGAAGCGTACGGTCTTATCATGGGCCGGGCGACCTCGGACCATGCCGCCTATGAGGCCGGGCTTCGCGCGCAAGTTGCCCAAGCGGGGCTGAGCGACCGATTGCTGTTCAAGCCGGAAGTGCCGGTGCACGAAATGGCCGATTGGTACCGCGTGCTTGATCTTTTCGTGGCTCCGCAACGGTGGGAAGGCTTCGGCCTGACCCCGCTGGAAGCCATGGCCTGCGGCGTTCCTTGTGTGGCCACGAAAGTCGGGGCGTTCCCGGAGCTTTTGACGCCGCACACGGGCACATTGATCGCGCCACAAGACACGCCAGCCATGACAAAGGCCATCACCCGTTACACAGATGATCCCGCCCTTTGCGTTGCCCAGGGCCAAGCCGCCCGCACCCATGTAGAAACGCACTTTCGCATCGAGAGTGAGGCCGAAGCGATCATGGCGATCTACCGGGGCCTTCTTGCAGAGGGCTAA
- the hemC gene encoding hydroxymethylbilane synthase, with protein MTINLPTPAAPLRIGTRGSLLALAQAHEARARLMAAWDLPEDTFEIVVIKTTGDDRSLIEADVALKTIGGKGLFTKEIEEAMMSASIDIAVHSMKDMPTDQPDGLVLDCNLPREDVRDAFVSLNHEGLDALPEGSIVGSSSLRRRAQLFARRPDLNVVEFRGNVQTRMKKLENGVADATFLAMAGLRRLGMERVVKSAIEVEDMLPAVAQGAIGIERRADDSRAAEMLAAIHDVETGQRLAAERAFLKGLDGSCQTPIAALAELDGTTLRLRGEVLRPDGSEVLTDDRTAPIEDGAKLGADMARALRTRAGEGFFDWH; from the coding sequence ATGACGATCAATTTACCAACCCCCGCCGCCCCCCTGCGTATCGGCACCCGAGGCTCGCTCCTTGCGCTGGCCCAAGCCCATGAAGCGCGCGCGCGGCTCATGGCTGCGTGGGACTTGCCGGAAGACACGTTCGAGATCGTGGTGATCAAGACAACCGGAGACGACCGGTCCCTGATTGAAGCGGACGTGGCCCTGAAAACGATTGGCGGTAAGGGCCTGTTCACCAAGGAAATCGAAGAGGCCATGATGAGCGCGTCGATTGATATCGCCGTGCACTCCATGAAAGACATGCCGACCGACCAGCCCGACGGATTGGTGCTGGATTGCAATTTGCCCCGTGAGGACGTGCGCGATGCCTTTGTATCGCTGAATCACGAAGGGCTGGATGCATTGCCCGAGGGGTCCATCGTCGGCTCGTCCTCACTGCGGCGCAGAGCGCAATTGTTCGCCCGACGGCCCGACCTGAACGTGGTGGAATTCCGCGGCAACGTGCAGACGCGGATGAAGAAGTTGGAGAATGGGGTGGCCGATGCGACGTTCCTTGCCATGGCGGGCCTGCGAAGACTGGGCATGGAGAGGGTGGTGAAATCCGCGATTGAGGTGGAAGATATGTTGCCCGCTGTGGCGCAAGGGGCCATCGGGATTGAGCGCCGCGCAGATGATAGCCGTGCCGCCGAAATGTTGGCGGCGATCCACGATGTGGAGACAGGCCAACGGCTGGCGGCGGAACGGGCCTTTCTGAAGGGACTCGACGGGTCTTGCCAGACGCCGATTGCGGCGCTGGCCGAGCTGGACGGCACAACCCTGCGCCTGCGCGGCGAAGTCCTTCGCCCCGATGGCTCGGAAGTCCTGACCGATGACCGCACCGCCCCCATAGAGGACGGCGCGAAACTTGGCGCTGACATGGCCCGTGCCCTGCGCACCCGCGCCGGAGAGGGCTTCTTCGACTGGCACTAG
- the hemF gene encoding oxygen-dependent coproporphyrinogen oxidase: MLDLTLDHKTRAANWFRSLRNDIVAAFEDVEESQGGEAPVGTFEVSETKRTSEDGSDAGGGLMSVMRGGRVFEKVGVNVSEVYGVLGERAQKAMAARGVPGMETDPRFWASGISLVAHMQNPRVPAVHMNTRMFWTPNAWWFGGGSDLNPAIEYDEDTAFFHKTLKDHCDPHGGDLYDRYKKWADEYFYVPHRKRARGVGGIFYDDHNTGDWEADFAFTQDVGRAFLPAFLGCVEKRRHEPFTEADREAQLVHRGLYAEYNLVYDRGTKFGLETGHDANAVLMSLPPIAKWT, translated from the coding sequence ATGCTCGACCTGACCCTCGATCACAAAACGCGGGCGGCCAATTGGTTCCGCAGTTTGCGCAATGACATCGTCGCCGCGTTCGAGGACGTGGAGGAATCCCAGGGCGGTGAGGCCCCGGTGGGGACGTTCGAGGTCAGCGAAACCAAGCGCACGTCCGAGGACGGATCAGACGCGGGCGGCGGCTTGATGAGCGTCATGCGGGGCGGGCGCGTATTCGAGAAGGTCGGCGTGAATGTCTCCGAGGTCTACGGCGTCCTGGGAGAGCGGGCGCAGAAGGCGATGGCTGCGCGCGGCGTGCCGGGGATGGAGACGGACCCAAGGTTCTGGGCGTCGGGCATCAGCCTTGTGGCGCACATGCAGAACCCGCGCGTGCCTGCGGTTCACATGAACACCCGCATGTTCTGGACGCCCAACGCGTGGTGGTTTGGCGGCGGGTCCGACCTGAATCCGGCGATTGAGTATGATGAGGACACGGCCTTTTTTCACAAGACGTTGAAGGATCATTGCGACCCCCATGGCGGCGATCTGTATGATCGTTACAAGAAGTGGGCGGATGAGTATTTCTACGTTCCCCACCGCAAACGCGCCCGTGGCGTTGGCGGGATCTTCTATGACGATCACAACACCGGAGATTGGGAGGCGGATTTCGCCTTCACGCAGGACGTTGGCCGCGCCTTCCTGCCCGCCTTCCTTGGCTGCGTGGAGAAGCGCCGCCATGAGCCGTTCACCGAAGCCGACCGAGAAGCGCAACTGGTGCATCGGGGGCTCTATGCGGAATATAACCTTGTCTACGACCGGGGCACCAAGTTCGGGCTGGAAACAGGCCATGACGCCAATGCCGTGCTGATGTCTTTGCCACCGATCGCTAAATGGACCTGA
- the rfbB gene encoding dTDP-glucose 4,6-dehydratase translates to MKILITGGAGFIGSAVIRLAVARGHEVINLDALTYAACLENVASVASSNLYTFEHADICDPAAMATILARHNPDAILHLAAESHVDRSIDGPAAFIQTNVTGTTTLLDAARAHWEARGKPDSFLFHHVSTDEVYGTLGDTGLFTEDTPYAPNSPYSASKAASDHIVRAWHETYGLPVLLTNCSNNYGPYHFPEKLIPVVILKALAGEPIPVYGDGMNIRDWLYVEDHADALLCVLENGEVGRSYNIGGHNERTNIDLVRAICGLLDARRPQNAPHADLITFVADRPGHDLRYAIDASRIQDELGWTPSVTVEEGLEKTVDWFLANEPWWRALQERDGVGARLGTKA, encoded by the coding sequence ATGAAGATTCTTATCACCGGCGGCGCGGGGTTCATTGGCTCTGCCGTGATCCGCCTTGCCGTCGCCCGTGGCCACGAAGTGATCAACCTTGATGCGCTGACCTATGCCGCATGTCTGGAGAATGTGGCGTCCGTTGCGTCTTCAAACCTCTATACCTTTGAGCACGCCGATATTTGTGACCCTGCGGCGATGGCAACCATTCTGGCGCGGCACAATCCCGATGCGATCCTGCACCTTGCTGCCGAAAGCCACGTTGACCGCTCCATTGATGGGCCGGCTGCATTCATCCAAACCAACGTAACTGGCACCACCACCCTGCTTGATGCCGCCCGGGCCCATTGGGAGGCGCGTGGCAAGCCCGACAGCTTCCTCTTCCACCACGTCTCTACCGATGAGGTCTACGGCACCCTTGGTGATACAGGCCTGTTCACCGAAGACACGCCCTATGCGCCCAATAGCCCCTATTCGGCGTCCAAGGCGGCGTCCGATCATATCGTCCGTGCGTGGCATGAAACCTACGGCCTTCCGGTTCTGCTGACCAATTGTTCCAACAATTACGGCCCCTATCACTTCCCGGAAAAGTTGATCCCCGTGGTGATCCTCAAGGCTCTCGCGGGGGAGCCGATCCCGGTCTACGGCGACGGCATGAACATTCGCGATTGGCTGTACGTAGAAGACCACGCCGATGCGCTGCTATGTGTGCTGGAGAACGGCGAGGTCGGCCGCAGCTACAACATCGGTGGCCATAATGAGCGGACGAACATCGACCTTGTGCGGGCCATTTGCGGCCTGTTGGACGCGCGTCGACCGCAGAACGCCCCCCATGCCGATCTGATCACCTTCGTCGCAGACCGCCCCGGTCACGATTTGCGCTACGCGATTGATGCCAGCCGCATTCAGGATGAACTGGGCTGGACCCCTTCCGTGACCGTCGAAGAGGGCCTTGAAAAGACCGTGGATTGGTTCTTGGCCAATGAGCCGTGGTGGCGTGCTTTGCAGGAACGCGACGGTGTTGGGGCGCGTTTGGGGACGAAAGCGTGA
- a CDS encoding glycosyltransferase family 25 protein has protein sequence MKVLVINLGPESARMSFMAGQITRLGLALFRQEAVTPQTLTPMSDDPYWQRWERPLRTTEMAALASHRAAWERVVAEGAPMLICEDDAVLHEDTPAFLHQVEALPEAELVTLETRGRRKLIARTPHQQAPMHRLWQDRTGAAAYVLRPSGARKLLERVAQAPGLADGMICAAYDVTAWQAVPALAVQLDQCAAQGLTPPIQTESAIDREARPKAAKSLGQKWRRLWGQVRMGVRQIRRLPGAQRVIVPLAKSTPAPR, from the coding sequence GTGAAGGTGCTCGTCATCAACCTCGGCCCTGAAAGCGCGCGAATGTCTTTCATGGCAGGGCAAATCACGCGTCTGGGGTTGGCGTTGTTCCGGCAGGAGGCGGTGACCCCGCAGACACTGACACCTATGAGCGATGATCCCTATTGGCAGCGATGGGAGCGCCCTCTGCGCACGACGGAGATGGCCGCACTGGCCAGCCACCGCGCCGCGTGGGAGCGCGTGGTGGCCGAAGGCGCGCCGATGCTGATCTGTGAAGACGATGCCGTTCTGCACGAAGATACGCCCGCTTTTCTGCACCAGGTCGAGGCGCTGCCGGAGGCCGAGTTGGTGACGCTGGAAACACGGGGGCGGCGCAAGCTGATCGCCCGCACCCCGCATCAGCAGGCCCCCATGCACCGCTTGTGGCAGGATCGCACCGGGGCGGCGGCTTACGTTTTGCGGCCTTCTGGCGCGCGCAAGTTGCTGGAGCGGGTGGCGCAGGCGCCCGGGCTGGCCGATGGTATGATCTGCGCCGCCTATGATGTGACGGCGTGGCAGGCGGTTCCGGCCCTTGCCGTGCAGCTTGATCAATGTGCGGCGCAGGGCCTGACCCCGCCCATTCAAACCGAAAGCGCCATTGATCGAGAGGCGCGGCCGAAAGCTGCTAAGTCCCTTGGGCAAAAGTGGCGTCGTCTATGGGGACAAGTGCGCATGGGGGTTCGGCAAATTCGGCGTTTGCCCGGCGCTCAGAGGGTTATCGTGCCCCTCGCCAAGTCAACCCCCGCGCCCCGTTAG
- the rfbA gene encoding glucose-1-phosphate thymidylyltransferase RfbA, with translation MARKGIILAGGSGTRLFPVTVGVSKQLLPIYDKPMIYYPLSVLMLAGIREIAIITTPEDQAQFQRTLGDGSQWGLSLTYIEQPSPDGLAQAYLLAKDFLNGAPSAMVLGDNIFFGHGLPEVLAAADARPNGGTVFGYRVMDPERYGVVDFAEDGSVTSIVEKPDVAPSNFAVTGLYFLDGTAPERAVAVVPSARGELEITSLLESYLQDGTLTVERMGRGFAWLDTGTHESLLDAGNFVRTLTQRQGLQVGSPDEIAYAAGWIDADGLAERAALFGKTQYGRYLATTAKG, from the coding sequence ATGGCGCGCAAAGGAATTATTTTGGCAGGCGGGTCTGGCACACGCCTTTTCCCAGTGACGGTTGGCGTCTCCAAGCAATTGCTGCCGATCTATGACAAACCAATGATTTATTACCCACTATCGGTGCTGATGCTGGCCGGTATTCGGGAAATAGCCATCATCACGACCCCGGAAGATCAGGCGCAGTTCCAGCGCACCCTGGGCGACGGCAGCCAATGGGGCCTGTCGCTTACTTATATCGAGCAACCTAGCCCCGATGGGCTTGCACAGGCCTATTTGCTGGCAAAAGATTTCCTGAATGGGGCCCCGTCGGCGATGGTTCTGGGCGACAACATCTTCTTTGGTCACGGCCTGCCTGAGGTTTTGGCAGCCGCCGATGCACGGCCCAATGGGGGCACTGTGTTTGGCTACCGGGTGATGGATCCGGAACGCTATGGCGTGGTGGATTTTGCCGAGGACGGCAGCGTGACATCTATCGTGGAAAAACCCGATGTGGCGCCGTCCAATTTTGCCGTGACGGGGCTTTACTTCCTGGATGGCACCGCACCGGAGCGTGCGGTCGCCGTTGTGCCTTCCGCGCGGGGAGAATTGGAAATCACCAGCCTTCTTGAAAGCTATCTTCAAGACGGGACGCTAACGGTCGAACGTATGGGCCGTGGATTTGCGTGGTTGGATACTGGCACCCACGAGAGCCTTCTGGATGCTGGCAATTTTGTGCGAACACTGACCCAACGGCAGGGCCTGCAAGTGGGCTCGCCTGACGAAATCGCCTATGCCGCCGGATGGATTGATGCAGACGGCTTGGCCGAGCGCGCAGCTCTGTTTGGCAAAACCCAATATGGCCGCTACCTCGCGACCACAGCGAAGGGATAG
- a CDS encoding glycosyltransferase — protein sequence MTDLRILNICFGKEGGAERFFVNLAQAFHRRGGIEQRFIIRPDRTWRRHIVEIGPTIENNYRYLSLSRWWLRAEYRRIIKDWKPDVVFAFAPRAGRLQQNVPGPLKVVRLGDFPPHLKHFRNNDMIVSNTPAITDHVKSLGWKKPAETITNFARPVKAQPISRAETDTPEGAFVVAAAGRFVNRKGLDMAIRAVARMPGTILWLMGDGEERQALEALAVKEGVADRVRMLGWVDEPVHHFAAADAVLFPSRHEPLGNVVLDAWQAGMPVVAARSEGPGWFIRDGIDGILTEIDDLDAMVAGLRALQDDDNLRQRYGAAGRERLATFFSEDAIVDAYLAAFRRELGQ from the coding sequence ATGACAGATTTGCGAATTCTCAATATCTGCTTCGGCAAAGAGGGGGGGGCAGAGCGCTTTTTTGTTAACCTCGCCCAGGCGTTTCACCGCAGAGGCGGCATCGAGCAGCGTTTTATCATCCGGCCCGACCGCACTTGGCGGAGACACATTGTCGAGATCGGCCCGACAATAGAAAACAATTACCGATACTTGTCGTTGTCTCGCTGGTGGCTTCGGGCTGAGTATCGTCGCATCATCAAGGATTGGAAGCCCGATGTCGTGTTTGCTTTTGCGCCTCGGGCCGGTCGTTTGCAGCAGAACGTTCCCGGTCCGCTGAAAGTTGTTCGGCTTGGTGATTTCCCCCCCCACCTCAAACACTTTCGAAACAACGACATGATTGTCTCCAACACGCCCGCGATCACGGACCACGTAAAGTCATTGGGATGGAAGAAACCGGCCGAGACCATCACGAACTTTGCCCGCCCGGTTAAGGCGCAGCCGATCAGCCGCGCAGAGACCGATACGCCCGAGGGCGCATTTGTTGTCGCCGCTGCGGGCCGCTTTGTGAACCGCAAGGGGCTCGATATGGCGATCCGAGCCGTGGCTCGTATGCCCGGCACGATCCTTTGGCTGATGGGGGATGGCGAGGAAAGGCAAGCGTTGGAAGCACTGGCGGTAAAGGAAGGCGTCGCAGATCGCGTGCGGATGCTGGGCTGGGTCGATGAGCCGGTCCATCATTTCGCGGCTGCCGATGCCGTTCTTTTCCCATCCCGCCATGAGCCGCTGGGAAACGTTGTCCTAGATGCATGGCAAGCGGGAATGCCCGTTGTCGCCGCCCGCTCAGAGGGACCGGGTTGGTTCATTCGAGACGGCATTGACGGGATACTGACTGAAATTGATGACCTTGATGCGATGGTTGCTGGGCTGCGCGCGTTGCAGGACGATGACAACCTGCGCCAGCGCTATGGTGCAGCAGGGCGAGAGCGTCTCGCCACCTTTTTCAGTGAAGACGCGATCGTGGACGCTTATCTGGCCGCCTTCCGGAGGGAGCTAGGCCAGTGA
- a CDS encoding glycosyltransferase family 25 protein, with the protein MTNDIWPSYVINLADNKARMENARTQLEAQGIHFTRVEAVWGADLTPEQVAEVYDEKANSRRAKQDLVAGELGCYLSHIKAWRQIVASNAPGGFVLEDDFKVKSDLADVLRALSSTETPKWDVAKLFCLNPEPNLISLDPLTGGYSIGTPYRVPSTTLGYGITRASAEALLGQSIPFFRPIDEDHKFFWEHGQKIALVQPNPLTVGEQETVTGTIGDSRRSRSRGGALRKARYQLAYQIQLRWHRMKARA; encoded by the coding sequence ATGACGAATGATATCTGGCCGTCCTACGTAATCAATCTTGCCGACAACAAGGCGCGGATGGAAAACGCCCGTACGCAGTTGGAGGCGCAAGGCATTCATTTCACGCGTGTTGAGGCGGTTTGGGGCGCAGACCTGACGCCCGAGCAGGTCGCGGAAGTGTATGACGAGAAAGCGAATAGCCGCCGCGCAAAGCAAGATCTCGTGGCGGGTGAATTGGGATGCTATCTAAGCCACATCAAGGCTTGGCGGCAGATTGTTGCATCCAATGCGCCCGGCGGCTTCGTCCTTGAGGATGACTTCAAGGTAAAGAGTGATCTGGCCGATGTGCTGCGGGCTTTGAGTTCTACGGAGACACCCAAATGGGATGTTGCAAAGCTGTTTTGCCTGAATCCAGAGCCCAACCTGATTTCTCTGGATCCGTTGACGGGCGGCTATTCGATTGGAACGCCTTACCGTGTTCCTTCGACAACCCTGGGATACGGGATCACGCGCGCCAGCGCAGAAGCGCTGCTCGGCCAATCAATCCCGTTTTTTAGGCCCATTGATGAAGACCACAAATTTTTCTGGGAACACGGGCAGAAAATTGCCCTTGTTCAGCCCAACCCCTTGACCGTCGGAGAGCAAGAGACCGTCACAGGCACGATCGGCGACTCTCGTAGAAGCCGCAGTCGAGGGGGCGCATTGCGTAAAGCTCGTTATCAGTTGGCTTATCAAATCCAACTACGTTGGCACCGCATGAAAGCACGAGCATGA
- the rfbC gene encoding dTDP-4-dehydrorhamnose 3,5-epimerase, translating into MQIDQTGLEGLLVITPPRFGDARGFFAETYSAAKLADHGVTTTFVQDNHSLSAEVGTIRGLHFQAPPHAQDKLVRCGRGRLFDVAVDIRKGSPTYGKWFGIELSFENGKQLLVPAGFAHGFITREPGTEIIYKCSDFYAPETEGAVIWSDPDIGIDWGLEGSPVLSDKDAVAPALKDLDSPFIYEAAP; encoded by the coding sequence ATGCAGATAGACCAAACGGGCCTTGAGGGGCTTCTAGTGATAACCCCGCCGCGCTTCGGCGACGCCCGCGGTTTTTTTGCTGAGACCTACAGCGCGGCGAAGTTGGCCGATCATGGCGTCACGACCACCTTCGTGCAGGACAACCATTCGTTATCTGCCGAAGTCGGCACGATCCGGGGGCTGCATTTCCAGGCCCCACCCCATGCGCAAGACAAGCTGGTGCGGTGTGGCAGGGGGCGTCTGTTTGACGTGGCCGTCGATATTCGCAAAGGCTCGCCCACCTATGGCAAGTGGTTCGGGATCGAACTGTCCTTTGAGAATGGAAAGCAACTGCTGGTCCCCGCAGGTTTCGCCCATGGCTTCATTACCCGCGAACCGGGGACAGAGATCATATACAAGTGCAGCGATTTCTACGCGCCCGAAACGGAAGGGGCCGTCATCTGGAGCGATCCCGACATTGGCATTGATTGGGGTTTAGAAGGTTCCCCGGTCTTATCGGACAAGGACGCCGTGGCGCCTGCTCTCAAGGATCTCGACAGTCCGTTCATCTACGAGGCCGCCCCATGA
- the rfbD gene encoding dTDP-4-dehydrorhamnose reductase translates to MTLLAFGHTGQVAQELARLGVQTIGRDGADLSDPGACARVIATSDASAVINAAAYTAVDQAEQEEPLAHTINADAPAAMARACAAKGIPFVQISTDYVFDGAGNDPFKPSDPVAPLGAYGRTKLAGEEAVRASGAAHAILRTSWVFSAHGTNFVKTMLRLGADRDALRIVADQVGGPTPARDIAQACVTMAEALQRDPSKSGTYHFSGAPDVSWADFARAIFAETGLEVAVTDIPSIAYPTPAARPLNSRLGCSDITAAFGVTRPDWRAGLRAVLGDLRNS, encoded by the coding sequence GTGACCTTGCTGGCGTTTGGGCACACGGGGCAAGTGGCGCAGGAATTGGCACGCCTTGGGGTGCAGACAATCGGGCGCGACGGGGCCGACCTCAGCGATCCAGGTGCCTGCGCCCGTGTGATTGCGACCAGCGACGCGAGCGCCGTGATCAACGCCGCTGCTTACACCGCCGTCGACCAAGCCGAACAGGAAGAGCCTCTGGCCCATACCATCAACGCCGATGCCCCCGCCGCCATGGCGCGGGCCTGCGCTGCAAAGGGCATTCCATTCGTCCAGATTTCCACGGACTACGTTTTCGACGGGGCGGGGAACGATCCGTTCAAACCCTCGGACCCAGTGGCCCCGCTTGGCGCGTATGGCCGCACGAAACTGGCAGGAGAGGAAGCGGTGCGAGCCTCCGGCGCGGCCCATGCAATCTTGCGCACCAGTTGGGTGTTCTCGGCCCATGGCACGAACTTCGTGAAGACGATGCTTCGCCTCGGCGCGGATCGCGACGCTCTGAGGATTGTGGCGGATCAGGTCGGCGGGCCGACCCCCGCCCGCGATATTGCGCAGGCCTGCGTGACCATGGCCGAGGCGTTGCAACGTGACCCGTCCAAATCCGGCACATACCATTTCTCGGGCGCGCCGGATGTTTCTTGGGCGGATTTTGCCCGGGCGATTTTTGCAGAGACAGGGCTAGAGGTCGCCGTCACGGATATCCCCTCAATCGCGTATCCAACGCCAGCCGCGCGGCCGCTGAACTCACGGCTGGGTTGCTCTGATATAACAGCCGCTTTCGGGGTCACACGCCCCGATTGGCGCGCGGGCCTGCGGGCAGTTCTGGGCGATTTGCGTAATTCCTGA